The Sesamum indicum cultivar Zhongzhi No. 13 linkage group LG2, S_indicum_v1.0, whole genome shotgun sequence genome contains a region encoding:
- the LOC105156548 gene encoding F-box/kelch-repeat protein SKIP11-like isoform X2: protein MLEDRACLVSRDYSRTCDREGNWPCMNYRLEKSEVQQSKRRLEETNGGEEVIVRKVSKRSGNQIDTALSVGGFLMSFSSQSDQSNRQRREGDDSDSSSLIAAIGRDNSISCLIKCSRADYGAIASLNRSFRSLIRSDKESLAVGTELLVFGKALMSHVIYRYSLLTNTWTSGMSMNSPRCLFGSASLGEIAILAGGCDSHGNILSSAELYNSEEGTWMTLPSMKKPRKMCSGVFMDGNFYVIGGIGGADGKLLTCAEEYNLETQTWTEIPNMSPVRTGAARDNEPPAASEAPPLIAVVNNQLYAADYADMEVRKYDKDNRVWVTVGRLPERADSMYGWGLAFRGCGDRLIVIGGPRNAGEGFIEVNSWVPSEGPPQWDLLGRKRSGSFVYNCAVMGC from the exons ATGTTGGAAGACCGGGCTTGTTTGGTTTCAAGGGATTATTCGAGGACCTGTGATCGAGAAGGAAATTGGCCTTGCATGAATTACAGGCTGGAAAAATCTGAGGTTCAACAGAGCAAGCGACGGTTGGAGGAAACAAATGGAGGGGAAGAAGTTATTGTCAGGAAGGTGTCTAAGCGCTCAGGCAATCAAATAGATACTGCTTTATCAGTTGGTGGATTTTTGATGTCCTTTTCCAGCCAATCTGACCAATCCAATCGTCAGCGGCGTGAAGGTGATGATTCTGATTCTAGTTCATTGATTGCTGCCATTGGTCGCGACAACTCCATTAGTTGTCTCATTAAGTGCTCGAGGGCTGATTATGGTGCAATTGCTTCCTTGAACCGGAGCTTTCGTTCCCTTATTAGAAGTG ATAAGGAATCTTTGGCCGTTGGAACTGAGCTTCTTGTTTTCGGGAAGGCTCTCATGTCCCATGTGATTTATCGTTACAGTTTGTTGACAAACACGTGGACTTCCGGAATGAGCATGAATTCACCTAGATGTTTGTTTGGTTCTGCAAGCCTCGGGGAAATCGCCATACTGGCTGGCGGTTGCGACTCACATGGTAATATCCTTAGTTCCGCTGAGCTATACAATTCAGAGGAGGGCACGTGGATGACACTCCCAAGCATGAAAAAACCAAGGAAGATGTGTTCCGGGGTGTTCATGGACGGAAACTTTTATGTAATTGGAGGAATTGGAGGAGCTGATGGAAAGCTTCTAACCTGTGCAGAGGAATATAACTTGGAAACTCAAACTTGGACTGAAATCCCTAACATGTCCCCAGTGCGGACTGGTGCAGCAAGGGACAATGAACCACCCGCTGCATCTGAAGCACCACCATTGATTGCTGttgtaaataatcaattatatgctGCAGATTATGCTGATATGGAGGTCAGAAAGTATGACAAAGACAATAGGGTGTGGGTTACGGTAGGAAGATTGCCAGAACGGGCTGATTCTATGTATGGTTGGGGTTTAGCATTTAGAGGATGTGGTGATCGGCTTATTGTGATTGGGGGGCCTCGAAACGCGGGCGAAGGATTTATTGAAGTGAATTCTTGGGTTCCCAGTGAAGGTCCTCCACAGTGGGATTTGCTGGGCAGGAAGAGATCGGGTAGTTTTGTTTATAATTGTGCTGTGATGGGGTGCTGA
- the LOC105156548 gene encoding F-box/kelch-repeat protein SKIP11-like isoform X1: MLEDRACLVSRDYSRTCDREGNWPCMNYRLEKSEVQQSKRRLEETNGGEEVIVRKVSKRSGNQIDTALSVGGFLMSFSSQSDQSNRQRREGDDSDSSSLIAAIGRDNSISCLIKCSRADYGAIASLNRSFRSLIRSGELYKLRRQNGVVEHWVYFSCQLLEWEAFDPSRRHWMHLPRMNPNECFVFADKESLAVGTELLVFGKALMSHVIYRYSLLTNTWTSGMSMNSPRCLFGSASLGEIAILAGGCDSHGNILSSAELYNSEEGTWMTLPSMKKPRKMCSGVFMDGNFYVIGGIGGADGKLLTCAEEYNLETQTWTEIPNMSPVRTGAARDNEPPAASEAPPLIAVVNNQLYAADYADMEVRKYDKDNRVWVTVGRLPERADSMYGWGLAFRGCGDRLIVIGGPRNAGEGFIEVNSWVPSEGPPQWDLLGRKRSGSFVYNCAVMGC, from the coding sequence ATGTTGGAAGACCGGGCTTGTTTGGTTTCAAGGGATTATTCGAGGACCTGTGATCGAGAAGGAAATTGGCCTTGCATGAATTACAGGCTGGAAAAATCTGAGGTTCAACAGAGCAAGCGACGGTTGGAGGAAACAAATGGAGGGGAAGAAGTTATTGTCAGGAAGGTGTCTAAGCGCTCAGGCAATCAAATAGATACTGCTTTATCAGTTGGTGGATTTTTGATGTCCTTTTCCAGCCAATCTGACCAATCCAATCGTCAGCGGCGTGAAGGTGATGATTCTGATTCTAGTTCATTGATTGCTGCCATTGGTCGCGACAACTCCATTAGTTGTCTCATTAAGTGCTCGAGGGCTGATTATGGTGCAATTGCTTCCTTGAACCGGAGCTTTCGTTCCCTTATTAGAAGTGGTGAGCTATATAAATTGAGGAGGCAAAATGGTGTGGTAGAGCATTGGGTTTATTTTTCCTGCCAGCTGCTCGAATGGGAAGCCTTTGACCCTAGTCGTCGCCATTGGATGCACTTACCGAGAATGAATCCTAATGAATGTTTTGTGTTTGCAGATAAGGAATCTTTGGCCGTTGGAACTGAGCTTCTTGTTTTCGGGAAGGCTCTCATGTCCCATGTGATTTATCGTTACAGTTTGTTGACAAACACGTGGACTTCCGGAATGAGCATGAATTCACCTAGATGTTTGTTTGGTTCTGCAAGCCTCGGGGAAATCGCCATACTGGCTGGCGGTTGCGACTCACATGGTAATATCCTTAGTTCCGCTGAGCTATACAATTCAGAGGAGGGCACGTGGATGACACTCCCAAGCATGAAAAAACCAAGGAAGATGTGTTCCGGGGTGTTCATGGACGGAAACTTTTATGTAATTGGAGGAATTGGAGGAGCTGATGGAAAGCTTCTAACCTGTGCAGAGGAATATAACTTGGAAACTCAAACTTGGACTGAAATCCCTAACATGTCCCCAGTGCGGACTGGTGCAGCAAGGGACAATGAACCACCCGCTGCATCTGAAGCACCACCATTGATTGCTGttgtaaataatcaattatatgctGCAGATTATGCTGATATGGAGGTCAGAAAGTATGACAAAGACAATAGGGTGTGGGTTACGGTAGGAAGATTGCCAGAACGGGCTGATTCTATGTATGGTTGGGGTTTAGCATTTAGAGGATGTGGTGATCGGCTTATTGTGATTGGGGGGCCTCGAAACGCGGGCGAAGGATTTATTGAAGTGAATTCTTGGGTTCCCAGTGAAGGTCCTCCACAGTGGGATTTGCTGGGCAGGAAGAGATCGGGTAGTTTTGTTTATAATTGTGCTGTGATGGGGTGCTGA
- the LOC105156548 gene encoding F-box/kelch-repeat protein SKIP11-like isoform X3, with the protein MLEDRACLVSRDYSRTCDREGNWPCMNYRLEKSEVQQSKRRLEETNGGEEVIVRKVSKRSGNQIDTALSVGGFLMSFSSQSDQSNRQRREDKESLAVGTELLVFGKALMSHVIYRYSLLTNTWTSGMSMNSPRCLFGSASLGEIAILAGGCDSHGNILSSAELYNSEEGTWMTLPSMKKPRKMCSGVFMDGNFYVIGGIGGADGKLLTCAEEYNLETQTWTEIPNMSPVRTGAARDNEPPAASEAPPLIAVVNNQLYAADYADMEVRKYDKDNRVWVTVGRLPERADSMYGWGLAFRGCGDRLIVIGGPRNAGEGFIEVNSWVPSEGPPQWDLLGRKRSGSFVYNCAVMGC; encoded by the exons ATGTTGGAAGACCGGGCTTGTTTGGTTTCAAGGGATTATTCGAGGACCTGTGATCGAGAAGGAAATTGGCCTTGCATGAATTACAGGCTGGAAAAATCTGAGGTTCAACAGAGCAAGCGACGGTTGGAGGAAACAAATGGAGGGGAAGAAGTTATTGTCAGGAAGGTGTCTAAGCGCTCAGGCAATCAAATAGATACTGCTTTATCAGTTGGTGGATTTTTGATGTCCTTTTCCAGCCAATCTGACCAATCCAATCGTCAGCGGCGTGAAG ATAAGGAATCTTTGGCCGTTGGAACTGAGCTTCTTGTTTTCGGGAAGGCTCTCATGTCCCATGTGATTTATCGTTACAGTTTGTTGACAAACACGTGGACTTCCGGAATGAGCATGAATTCACCTAGATGTTTGTTTGGTTCTGCAAGCCTCGGGGAAATCGCCATACTGGCTGGCGGTTGCGACTCACATGGTAATATCCTTAGTTCCGCTGAGCTATACAATTCAGAGGAGGGCACGTGGATGACACTCCCAAGCATGAAAAAACCAAGGAAGATGTGTTCCGGGGTGTTCATGGACGGAAACTTTTATGTAATTGGAGGAATTGGAGGAGCTGATGGAAAGCTTCTAACCTGTGCAGAGGAATATAACTTGGAAACTCAAACTTGGACTGAAATCCCTAACATGTCCCCAGTGCGGACTGGTGCAGCAAGGGACAATGAACCACCCGCTGCATCTGAAGCACCACCATTGATTGCTGttgtaaataatcaattatatgctGCAGATTATGCTGATATGGAGGTCAGAAAGTATGACAAAGACAATAGGGTGTGGGTTACGGTAGGAAGATTGCCAGAACGGGCTGATTCTATGTATGGTTGGGGTTTAGCATTTAGAGGATGTGGTGATCGGCTTATTGTGATTGGGGGGCCTCGAAACGCGGGCGAAGGATTTATTGAAGTGAATTCTTGGGTTCCCAGTGAAGGTCCTCCACAGTGGGATTTGCTGGGCAGGAAGAGATCGGGTAGTTTTGTTTATAATTGTGCTGTGATGGGGTGCTGA